In Thermococcus sp., the DNA window ACTTCTCGGCTTGCCTCTTTATCGCCTCAACCACGCGCGGGTGGGAGTGACCGACGTTTATGACACCGACGCCGCTCGCGAAGTCGTAGAAGACGTTCCCGTCAACGTCGTAGACCCTTATCCCCTCTCCGTGGTCGATGACTATCGGGAGGTTCTCCGGGTCCTGGGTTGTAGTTGCCAGATACTTGAAGTTCTTCTCTATTATTTCCCTGGCCTTCGGTCCCGGGAGTTCCTTAACACTCGGCTTTATCACCATGTCAATCACCGGCCGAAGCTCAACGTTCTGCTATATAACCCTATGCTCAATGATGAACATCTTTGACCGAAAGTTTTTCGAGAACTTCCGGTGAAGGCTGAATCCCGAAGGTCTTGGGATGATGAAAAGGGCAAGGTTAATAAACTTGGGTTAGTGTATCACTTCGGTGGTCGCGTGGTGAAAGCTCGGAACGGCAATGAGTTTGGCAAGACTTTCCTGATAACGACCTTTGTGGGCCTGTTCTTTGTGACGGTCGTTCAGTCTCTCCTTGAGGGGAGAAGCCTACTCGAAGGCCTGTGGCTGTTTCTGAAGGTTTTACCATGGGGGATTATGATGATTTTTCTGGTATCTCTAACCGTGGACAAGAGCCTTCTGTTTGAGGACGATGAGCATGATAGCGGAGATGTGCTAGAATGAGGAGATGCCTTTTCTTTTTGATTGCTGTCCTGATAATTACCTCGATATCCAGTGGCAATACCTCAATTTAATCGTGCTAACGTTCCTCGGATACCTATGTGGAATAAGGGACTCCGTTTCAATCAAACCCCGCGAGCCCTATGTAATCGGGGATTCCAGCGAAACCGTTTACCTAACCGAAGAAGAGCTAAAGAAGAGACTGAGGGAGAACTAATTATTCCCCGTTCTTTTCTCCCCACTTTTCGAGGAACTCCTTGGCTGAATTAGCGGCGATGGCACCCTGGCCGACAGCCACGGCTATCTGCTTGAAGACGTTGGTTATATCTCCAGCGGCAAAGATTCCTGGAACCTTGGTGCGCATATGCATGTCAACAGGGATGTAGCCGTAGTCGTCGGTTATGCCGAGGTGCTTGACGAAGTCCGTCTTCGGCTCGTAGCCGATGAAGATGAAGACGCCATCGACTTTCATCTCCCACTCCTCACCTGTCTTGACGTTCTTCAATTTGACGGCTTCAACCTTGTCCTTCCCGATTATCTCCATAACCACCGTGTCGAGTATGGCCGGAATCCTGCTCTCCTTGAACCTGTCCTGGAGTATCTTGTCGGCCCTGAACTTCTGCCTCCTGTGGACGAGGGTTACATCTACCCCTATGCTCTTCAAGTAGAGAGCCTCCTGAAGGGCGGTGTTGCCGCCGCCAACGACGATGACCTTCTTGCCCTTGAAGAGCGGGCCGTCGCAGGTTGCACAGTATGAGACACCCTTTCCGGTCAGCTCTTCCTCTCCCGGAACTTTGAGCTTCCTCGGTGAGGCCCCGACCGCTATGATAATCGTCTTCCCACGGTACTCCTTGCCGTTCTTGGTCTTGACCGTGAACTTGCATGGACCCTCGTAGTAGGCGCACTCGGCTGGGTCAATCCTCTCGACCTCATCAAAGATGATATCAACTCCCAGCCTTTTCACGTGCTCGTGCATCCTGTTGGTGAGCTCCGAACCGCTAATTCCCTCGGGGAAGCCGGGGTAGTTCTCGATGAGGTCGGTTAGAGCCATGTTCCCGCCCAAGTCCTTGCTGATAATCAGGGTCTCCAACCCGAAGCGTGCCGCGTATATTGCCGCAGTGAAACCGGCCGGCCCTGCTCCAATGATGAGAACGTCCCAGAGTTTCTTTTCGTACTCGCCACCGCGTGAAAATCCTCCGAGGCTGAACATTTCCCTCACCTCCAGGCTTTCCTAACGTTGCCTATTTAAAAGGCTTGTTCCACAAAAATGGGTAGAATTGGGCAGGTCATACGAGCTTGACCGAGTGGTCTAAGATGAGGTGGAGAGTGTAACCGAGGAACGCGCTCAAACCCACGAAGAGCCCCTCGCCGGTGCTTAGTCTGAGACCGTACTCCACGAGAAGGAACGAGAGCAGGCCATAGATTCCTGCGAAGAGCAGTGAGTGAACTATCCCCCTATGCCTCGGCATTATCGCAGTGAAGAGGTACCAGGCGATTAGACCTGCTATTGCTCCAAGGGTCCACGAAACGACAGGATTGAGCCACGCTGGGTTCAGGTTTATGAGCTCCCTGTTCCAGAGGAAGACGGCGCTTCCGACCGTGACGCTTACTATAGGTTTCGTCCCCCTGTGTATTAGGGCA includes these proteins:
- the trxB gene encoding thioredoxin-disulfide reductase, which produces MFSLGGFSRGGEYEKKLWDVLIIGAGPAGFTAAIYAARFGLETLIISKDLGGNMALTDLIENYPGFPEGISGSELTNRMHEHVKRLGVDIIFDEVERIDPAECAYYEGPCKFTVKTKNGKEYRGKTIIIAVGASPRKLKVPGEEELTGKGVSYCATCDGPLFKGKKVIVVGGGNTALQEALYLKSIGVDVTLVHRRQKFRADKILQDRFKESRIPAILDTVVMEIIGKDKVEAVKLKNVKTGEEWEMKVDGVFIFIGYEPKTDFVKHLGITDDYGYIPVDMHMRTKVPGIFAAGDITNVFKQIAVAVGQGAIAANSAKEFLEKWGEKNGE
- a CDS encoding metal-dependent hydrolase encodes the protein MPNYDAHVLSGIVTYPLAVLIGELLRVYAKLPLEPTAMALVIGYAFYVLGSDLPDMDHPDALIHRGTKPIVSVTVGSAVFLWNRELINLNPAWLNPVVSWTLGAIAGLIAWYLFTAIMPRHRGIVHSLLFAGIYGLLSFLLVEYGLRLSTGEGLFVGLSAFLGYTLHLILDHSVKLV